The DNA sequence GCACAAAACAATAATGTCATTGTCACTCTTCGGAATATTTTTTTTGCAATTACCATTTTCTTCACTCCTCTCAAGAACTAATCTTCTCCAAAAAATGAAGATATTATTCACGAGAAGGAGTAATAATTTTCAATTAATTTAACTTTTCAGTTTTTTCTTGTCGAATATTGACGATTCAATAATACAATCTCTAAATTTGATAAGATACAAGAAAAAAAGTGGATCAAAAGGATAAAATAAACGAGAGCATTGAAAAAGTTATACTTCACTTTTTCAGTGCTCTCAAAAAAAACAACCTTTAGTCTCAGCCTCTAGAACATTTGATAGCCTTGTTTTCTAAGCAATTTAATAACAATCCCCGATAAAATTGCACCGATTAATCCACTAGTAAGAATGATAATATCAACAAGGTGTAACCCGATAAAATTTTGACCCAATGACTGGAAGGATACGATAGGAGAAATAAAATATTCAAATAATCGGACATCATCAATAATAAAAATAACAACGAGAGGATAAATAATTGCCATTACCCACGTTCCTCGTAGAATCATATTTAATAGAAAACCTATTCCGAAAAATAAGATTAAGAAAAGCATAATTGAAATGATTAACTGTGGTAAACTCATCATGTCTACTGCACCCCCTTATTCATGATAGACAACCGGTGGAAGGTCGTCAACTTGGATCTATCCTCTCACCTATTTAGTTCGTGAACTTTTTGTGACAACCGTATGCAAGAAGTGTAAACAAAAATCGATATTCCAATACTACTCATAAAAAAAGAAAAAGAAGAGACATGCTCTCCTCTTTCTCCCTTATCCTATCTTAAAATGGGCTCTTTCCTTTTTTCATCACTAATCCAGGTCCACCTAAGATATATAATGAGCGATTATCAATCATCTTTTTCATAAAGCTAGCAGAGTTACCGTAAATCTTCTTACCATATACTAATCCAATCGCTTCTCCACCGCCAAGAGAGGCCACTGTTCCCTTAATATCAGGCTTAAAGCTTTCAAGCTCTCCACCTTTAATTAAAGCTTTGATGTTGCGCGCACAGACCTCTCCTTGTTGAAGTGCAATTTGCGCTGTTGGAGGATATGGACGATTAATTTCTTCATTTATGATTAAAGCACAGTCACCAATAATGAAAACATCATCATGTTCAGGAGCACGAAGGTCTGATTGTACTTTCACACGACCACGCATTGCTTCAAAACCTGATTTTTCAATTATTGAACTTCCACGAACTCCAGTAGCCCAAACAACGGTTTCTGATTTAATTTCATCTCCATCTGCTAAGATAACGCCACCTTCAATAACTTCTTTAATCGGGCAATTAATTTTAAATTCAACGCCACGGCTTTCAAGAAGGTTCATTGCATATTCCACAAGCTCAGGGTCAAATCCTGGAAGCGCTGTTGGAGCAGCTTCAATGACGTACATTTTTACTTTCTCTTGAGGAACATCATATTTCTTGCATAAGTTAGGGACACGTTCACTTAACTCACCAATAAACTCAATTCCTGTAAAGCCTGCACCTGCTACGACAAAGGTAAGCAATTCATCTCTTTTTTGGTCTTCGTTATTGTATTTTGAGAACATGTAATCGATGTGGTCCTTCACTTGACGTGCACCATTCACCGTCCATTTGCTAAATGCATGCTCAAATACACCTGGTACGCCAAATGTTTCTGGCTCAGAACCTAAAGCTACGACTAAATAATCATACTCAAGCTCACTTTTTTCGAGAATTACTTTCTTTTCATCTTTCTTTATTTCAATAACGATATCTTTCACAAATTGGACACGATTAGTGTCTAAAACACTTTTAATATCGACACGTGTGCGCTCAGGATCCATTGTTCCAGCAGCTGGCTCATGCAACCATGTTGTTTGATAATGGTATTGATGCTTATTTACTAATGTAATTTCAGCCTCATTATACCCTAATTCTTTTTTCAATTTTACAGCAGTA is a window from the Bacillus alkalicellulosilyticus genome containing:
- a CDS encoding YuiB family protein, translating into MSLPQLIISIMLFLILFFGIGFLLNMILRGTWVMAIIYPLVVIFIIDDVRLFEYFISPIVSFQSLGQNFIGLHLVDIIILTSGLIGAILSGIVIKLLRKQGYQMF
- a CDS encoding NAD(P)/FAD-dependent oxidoreductase translates to MNKPRIVILGAGYAGLITAVKLKKELGYNEAEITLVNKHQYHYQTTWLHEPAAGTMDPERTRVDIKSVLDTNRVQFVKDIVIEIKKDEKKVILEKSELEYDYLVVALGSEPETFGVPGVFEHAFSKWTVNGARQVKDHIDYMFSKYNNEDQKRDELLTFVVAGAGFTGIEFIGELSERVPNLCKKYDVPQEKVKMYVIEAAPTALPGFDPELVEYAMNLLESRGVEFKINCPIKEVIEGGVILADGDEIKSETVVWATGVRGSSIIEKSGFEAMRGRVKVQSDLRAPEHDDVFIIGDCALIINEEINRPYPPTAQIALQQGEVCARNIKALIKGGELESFKPDIKGTVASLGGGEAIGLVYGKKIYGNSASFMKKMIDNRSLYILGGPGLVMKKGKSPF